From Streptomyces sp. NBC_00775, one genomic window encodes:
- a CDS encoding gluconate:H+ symporter — protein MPLLVVGISVLTLLLLMTKLRLNGFAALLLVAVGVGVVRGIPLEKIPDVLSEGIGGQIGDTMLTIGLGAMVGRVMGDSGAAQRIAGKLLDAFGPRWVQVAMVVTSMLIGVTMFYEVAFIIIVPIAFTLVRVTGARLLWVGLPMSIALSTMHSFLPPHPGPTAVASTFHASIGLTLFYGLFIAVPVGALIALVWPRLPFIKVMNPAIPKGLVSEREFTDEEMPGLGWSLGVALFPVVLIAGAAVTDLATSAETPFLHFVAFIGSAPIALLLTLLLAVWAFGPRVGRSLAEVSASCTSAAQAMAMILLVIGAGGAFKNVLVEGGISDYIKDATDSWSISPIILAWLIAVILRVALGSATVAVVTASGVVLPLLAGSGVHPEMMVLAVSCGSIAFSHVNDPGFWLFKEYFNLSVIDAIKVRTSYTTVLAILGLGGVLAVEWALDVLSL, from the coding sequence TTGCCTCTGCTCGTAGTCGGAATCAGCGTTCTGACTCTTCTCCTCCTCATGACCAAGCTGAGACTGAACGGCTTCGCCGCCCTCCTCCTCGTGGCGGTCGGCGTCGGCGTCGTCCGCGGCATTCCGCTGGAGAAGATCCCGGACGTCCTCTCGGAGGGCATCGGCGGCCAGATCGGCGACACGATGCTGACCATCGGGCTCGGCGCCATGGTCGGCCGTGTCATGGGCGACTCCGGCGCCGCGCAGCGCATAGCCGGCAAGCTCCTGGACGCCTTCGGACCCCGCTGGGTCCAGGTGGCCATGGTGGTCACGTCCATGCTCATCGGCGTCACCATGTTCTACGAGGTCGCCTTCATCATCATCGTGCCCATTGCGTTCACCCTGGTGCGGGTCACCGGGGCGAGGCTGCTCTGGGTCGGGCTGCCGATGTCGATCGCCCTGTCCACCATGCACAGCTTCCTGCCGCCGCACCCTGGCCCCACCGCCGTGGCCTCGACCTTCCACGCATCCATCGGACTGACCCTGTTCTACGGCCTGTTCATCGCTGTCCCGGTCGGTGCGCTCATCGCGCTCGTGTGGCCGCGTCTGCCGTTCATCAAGGTGATGAACCCCGCCATCCCCAAGGGGCTGGTCAGCGAGCGCGAGTTCACCGACGAGGAGATGCCGGGACTGGGCTGGTCGCTGGGCGTGGCCCTCTTCCCCGTCGTCCTGATCGCCGGCGCCGCGGTGACCGATCTGGCCACCTCCGCCGAGACCCCGTTCCTGCACTTCGTCGCCTTCATCGGTTCGGCACCGATCGCCCTGCTGCTGACCCTGCTTCTGGCGGTCTGGGCGTTCGGACCGCGGGTCGGCCGGAGCCTCGCCGAGGTCAGCGCCTCGTGCACCTCGGCGGCCCAGGCGATGGCGATGATCCTCCTGGTGATCGGGGCCGGGGGCGCCTTCAAGAACGTCCTCGTCGAAGGCGGGATCTCCGACTACATCAAGGACGCCACGGACAGCTGGTCCATCTCGCCGATCATCCTCGCCTGGCTCATCGCGGTCATCCTCCGCGTCGCGCTCGGCTCGGCGACGGTCGCCGTGGTCACAGCCTCCGGCGTGGTGCTGCCGCTACTGGCGGGCAGCGGGGTCCATCCGGAGATGATGGTGCTCGCCGTCTCCTGCGGCTCCATCGCCTTCTCGCACGTCAACGATCCCGGATTCTGGCTGTTCAAGGAGTACTTCAACCTCTCAGTCATCGACGCGATCAAGGTCCGCACCAGCTATACGACAGTGCTCGCGATCCTCGGCCTGGGTGGCGTCCTGGCCGTCGAATGGGCCCTCGACGTCCTCAGCCTC
- a CDS encoding 5-dehydro-4-deoxyglucarate dehydratase: MTGFSAEVEGVVQRLRDGMAGGVLSFPLTSFREDGELDLESYRAYLTAQLATEPGAVFPACGTGEFSALDEDEYRAVVEATVEIAGGRLPVVAGIGYGWAQAVRFARIAEEAGADAALVLPHYLVEAPQDGLVEQLRRIAAGTRLPLIAYQRGPVAFTPDGLRRIAEIPTVVGLKDGHSDLDRLQRLTLAAPDGFLFFNGAATAEIQARAYATVGVPAYSSAVHAFAPEIADACFTALGDGDDATVNKLLAEFYVPLVELRDRVPGYAVSLVKAAARLRGLPVGPVRAPLTDPRPDDLAELEKILDHGLALVGAVRRPA, translated from the coding sequence ATGACAGGGTTCAGCGCGGAGGTCGAGGGCGTGGTCCAGCGGCTGCGGGACGGCATGGCGGGTGGGGTGCTGTCCTTCCCGCTCACGAGCTTCCGGGAGGACGGCGAACTCGACCTGGAGTCCTACCGGGCCTACCTGACAGCCCAGTTGGCCACCGAGCCGGGTGCGGTGTTCCCCGCCTGTGGAACCGGCGAGTTCAGCGCGTTGGACGAGGACGAGTACCGCGCGGTCGTCGAGGCCACGGTCGAGATCGCGGGCGGTCGGCTGCCCGTGGTCGCCGGCATCGGCTACGGCTGGGCGCAGGCGGTGCGGTTCGCCCGGATCGCCGAAGAAGCGGGCGCGGACGCCGCGTTGGTGCTGCCCCACTATCTGGTCGAGGCCCCGCAAGACGGCCTGGTCGAGCAGCTGCGCCGGATCGCCGCCGGCACCCGGCTGCCGCTCATCGCCTACCAGCGCGGCCCTGTCGCCTTCACCCCCGACGGCCTGCGCCGGATCGCGGAGATCCCCACGGTCGTCGGCCTCAAGGACGGGCACAGCGACCTCGACCGGCTCCAGCGCCTCACGCTCGCCGCCCCCGACGGTTTCCTCTTCTTCAACGGCGCCGCCACCGCCGAGATCCAGGCCCGCGCGTACGCCACCGTCGGCGTCCCCGCCTACTCGTCGGCCGTCCACGCCTTCGCGCCCGAGATCGCGGACGCCTGCTTCACCGCCCTGGGGGACGGCGACGACGCCACCGTGAACAAGCTCCTGGCCGAGTTCTACGTCCCCCTCGTCGAGCTGCGCGACCGCGTGCCGGGCTACGCCGTCTCTCTGGTCAAGGCCGCCGCCCGGCTGCGCGGCCTTCCGGTCGGCCCGGTACGCGCCCCGCTCACCGACCCCCGTCCGGACGACCTCGCCGAGCTGGAGAAGATCCTCGACCACGGGCTGGCCCTGGTCGGAGCGGTACGCCGGCCGGCCTGA
- a CDS encoding acyl-CoA synthetase → MEYNLADLFESVVDVVPGREALVYIDHPGTGAERRLTYAQLDAAANRVAHHLIDSGIRPGEHLGLHLYNGVEYLQTVLGCLKARIVPVNVNYRYVEEELVYLYRDADLAALVFDAEFTDRVAAALPHASALRHLVRVGIPAPDAVALDAVDFADAEAAGSPERGFPARSADDQFIIYTGGTTGMPKGVMWRQEDLFFSGLGGGAPTGEPVKQPEELAERVAAGGEGITFFPTPPLMHGTSTLTAFIGFNFGQRIVIHRKFVPEEVLRTIEKEKVTSMSLVGDAMLRPLIDALSGPLKGTDCSSMFSVSSSGAIMSDTVREQFQALVPNVMLLNNFGSSESGFNGTATADSGPERGFRIRVNSRTQVVDPVTHEPVAAGEPGRVAQRGHVPLGYYNDPKKTAETFFQKGDERWVLLGDMATVDEDGIVTVLGRGSQCINTGGEKVYPEEVEQALKSHPDVYDALVAGVPDEKWGNHVAAVVQLREGANHPSLEDIQTHCRSHLAGYKIPRQLVVTETIQRSPSGKADYRWARSVAAEAAH, encoded by the coding sequence GTGGAGTACAACCTTGCCGACCTGTTCGAGTCGGTCGTCGACGTGGTCCCGGGCCGCGAGGCGCTCGTGTACATCGACCACCCCGGCACGGGTGCGGAGCGCCGGCTGACGTACGCGCAGCTGGACGCGGCCGCGAACCGTGTCGCGCACCACCTGATCGACAGCGGCATCCGCCCCGGCGAGCACCTCGGGCTCCACCTCTACAACGGTGTCGAGTACCTGCAGACCGTGCTGGGCTGCCTGAAGGCACGGATCGTGCCGGTCAACGTCAACTACCGCTATGTGGAAGAGGAGTTGGTCTACCTCTACCGCGACGCCGATCTGGCGGCCCTGGTCTTCGACGCGGAGTTCACGGACCGGGTGGCGGCGGCGCTGCCGCATGCCTCGGCACTGCGCCATCTCGTGCGGGTGGGGATTCCCGCGCCCGACGCGGTCGCGTTGGACGCGGTGGACTTCGCGGACGCCGAGGCGGCCGGATCCCCCGAGCGGGGTTTCCCGGCGCGTTCGGCGGACGACCAGTTCATCATCTACACCGGTGGCACGACGGGCATGCCCAAGGGTGTGATGTGGCGGCAGGAGGACCTGTTCTTCTCCGGCCTCGGCGGTGGCGCTCCGACGGGCGAGCCGGTCAAGCAGCCGGAGGAACTCGCCGAGCGCGTCGCGGCGGGCGGCGAGGGCATCACCTTCTTCCCCACTCCCCCACTGATGCACGGCACCTCGACGCTCACCGCCTTCATCGGCTTCAACTTCGGCCAACGGATCGTGATCCACCGCAAGTTCGTGCCCGAGGAAGTCCTGCGGACGATCGAGAAGGAGAAGGTCACCAGCATGTCGCTGGTCGGCGACGCGATGCTGCGACCGCTGATCGACGCGTTGAGCGGGCCCCTGAAGGGCACGGACTGTTCCTCCATGTTCAGCGTGTCGTCCTCCGGCGCGATCATGTCGGACACGGTGCGCGAGCAGTTCCAGGCACTCGTCCCGAACGTGATGCTGCTGAACAACTTCGGTTCGTCGGAGTCCGGCTTCAACGGCACCGCGACGGCGGACTCGGGCCCGGAGCGCGGCTTCCGGATCCGCGTCAACTCCCGTACGCAGGTGGTGGATCCCGTCACGCACGAGCCGGTCGCGGCCGGTGAACCGGGGCGGGTGGCGCAGCGCGGCCATGTACCCCTCGGCTACTACAACGACCCCAAGAAAACCGCCGAGACCTTCTTCCAGAAGGGCGACGAGCGGTGGGTGCTCCTGGGCGACATGGCCACGGTCGACGAGGACGGCATCGTCACCGTCCTCGGCCGCGGCTCCCAGTGCATCAACACCGGTGGCGAGAAGGTCTATCCGGAGGAGGTCGAACAGGCCCTCAAATCGCATCCGGACGTGTACGACGCCCTGGTCGCCGGCGTGCCCGACGAGAAGTGGGGCAACCATGTGGCGGCGGTCGTCCAGCTCCGCGAGGGCGCGAACCACCCGTCCCTGGAGGACATCCAGACGCACTGCCGCTCCCACCTCGCGGGCTACAAGATCCCCCGCCAGCTCGTCGTCACGGAGACCATTCAGCGGTCGCCGAGCGGCAAGGCGGACTACCGGTGGGCGCGGTCGGTGGCCGCGGAGGCAGCGCACTGA
- a CDS encoding AAA family ATPase, translated as MTWQPFYVGDGTPRDVDLGDPPPWRSFPRQALHQQFRPPPGLVKAVNAALVLRRPLLLTGAAGSGKSTVVEQVAAELKLGDVLRWHITSGSTLKEALYRYDALGRIHAQRLGGADDIAPFLQLGPLGTALLPVQHPRALLIDEIDKSDLDLPSDLLDVLERGEFEIPELTRYSTGNLQAAVEVREWGSDPRDPVLSPIKGGFVQCDSFPFIVMTSNGERDFPAAFLRRCIRFTMPKPSVDELRRVVEAHLRIGTGTKRATAADTLIEDFHQRLTAGESLAIDQLLNAVHLLIGSGTLAGAEKREVMDLVLRELSRA; from the coding sequence ATGACCTGGCAGCCCTTCTACGTCGGGGACGGCACGCCCCGGGATGTGGATCTCGGCGATCCGCCTCCCTGGCGCAGCTTCCCCCGGCAGGCTCTCCACCAGCAGTTTCGACCGCCGCCCGGCCTGGTCAAGGCCGTCAATGCCGCGCTCGTGCTGCGCCGGCCGCTGCTGCTCACCGGGGCGGCGGGCTCGGGCAAGTCCACGGTGGTCGAGCAGGTGGCGGCGGAGCTCAAGCTCGGCGACGTACTGCGCTGGCACATCACCTCGGGCAGCACGCTCAAGGAAGCGTTGTACCGGTACGACGCCCTGGGGCGCATTCACGCGCAACGTCTCGGCGGCGCGGATGACATCGCACCGTTCCTGCAGCTGGGCCCGCTGGGTACGGCTCTGCTGCCCGTCCAGCATCCGCGAGCCCTGCTGATCGACGAGATCGACAAGAGTGACCTGGACCTGCCTAGCGATCTCCTCGATGTACTGGAGCGGGGTGAGTTCGAGATCCCCGAACTCACCCGGTACAGCACCGGCAACCTCCAGGCCGCCGTAGAGGTGCGCGAGTGGGGCAGTGACCCGCGCGATCCCGTTCTCAGTCCCATCAAGGGGGGATTCGTGCAATGCGACAGCTTCCCCTTCATCGTGATGACGAGCAATGGTGAACGCGACTTTCCGGCCGCCTTCCTGCGGCGCTGCATCCGGTTCACCATGCCGAAGCCCTCGGTCGACGAACTGCGCAGGGTGGTGGAGGCACACCTGCGGATCGGCACGGGCACGAAACGGGCCACGGCGGCCGACACGCTGATCGAGGACTTCCACCAGCGCCTCACGGCGGGCGAGAGCCTGGCCATCGACCAACTGCTGAACGCCGTCCACCTGTTGATCGGCAGCGGCACCCTCGCAGGGGCGGAGAAGCGCGAAGTCATGGACCTCGTCCTGCGCGAGCTGTCCCGTGCCTGA
- a CDS encoding IclR family transcriptional regulator, whose product MPESPGVRGVKSAARTVALLELLADRGDRPSRLDELAEELSVPRSSMYQLLQTLVDCGWVRSDTTGSLYGIGIRALLTGTSYLDSDRYVRMVRPYLDEASDALGETIHMARLDGSDVVYLATRESHEYPRTLSRVGRRIPAHAGALGKALLAERPDDGLPLPAEPLAALTENTHTGRATLLADLAAVRDRGYSVDREETVPGIAGFGFALRYDTPATDAISCSVPVARLTEEHEARIVGVMRETRTKIETFLSPASGMPDWR is encoded by the coding sequence ATGCCGGAGAGCCCAGGGGTCCGTGGAGTGAAGTCGGCGGCCCGTACCGTCGCGCTGCTGGAACTGCTCGCCGACCGCGGCGACCGTCCCTCGCGCCTGGACGAACTCGCCGAGGAGCTGAGCGTGCCGCGCAGCAGCATGTACCAGCTGCTGCAGACCCTCGTCGACTGCGGCTGGGTCCGCTCCGACACCACCGGCTCCCTCTACGGCATCGGAATCCGCGCGCTGCTCACGGGCACCAGCTACCTCGACAGCGACCGGTACGTACGGATGGTCCGCCCGTATCTCGACGAGGCCTCGGACGCGCTGGGCGAGACGATCCACATGGCGCGGCTCGACGGCTCGGACGTCGTCTACCTCGCGACCCGCGAGTCTCACGAATACCCGCGCACCCTCAGCCGTGTCGGCCGCCGGATTCCGGCCCACGCCGGCGCCCTCGGAAAGGCACTCCTCGCCGAGCGCCCCGACGACGGGCTCCCGCTCCCCGCCGAGCCGCTCGCCGCCCTCACCGAGAACACGCACACCGGTCGTGCCACCCTGCTCGCCGACCTCGCCGCGGTGCGCGACCGCGGCTACTCCGTCGACCGCGAGGAGACCGTGCCCGGCATCGCGGGCTTCGGCTTCGCCCTGCGCTACGACACTCCGGCCACCGACGCCATCAGCTGCTCGGTGCCGGTGGCCCGGCTCACCGAGGAACACGAAGCCCGCATCGTCGGCGTCATGCGGGAGACACGTACGAAGATCGAAACTTTCCTGTCACCCGCCTCGGGCATGCCCGACTGGCGGTGA
- a CDS encoding TIR-like protein FxsC, translating to MPDQGHPDQDGIARSVAALSGLMPGLDGTALADLLWLASRMDGDKEDESAARSSPQSAGAPPAADAATRDVAPPPTSTERALHERLGGANSRVRGDPVATARASGLPSPLEVTRALRPWKRRWRQGRRPALDIDATVDDYARSGELLPVFTPAPERWFDLVLVVDRSLAMQVWRESVADFTAVLDRLGAFRTLQVRSLGFAADGRPELRDGQGRLMSPGQLKSPDARRLLVTVSDCASPGWHEAAVWRQLYQWAASTPVALLNPLPTKLWRRTGLDLPTVRVSNGVPGSVNSRLDFDRPPLLPREGDDEKEGDWLPIPVLSMSPHALDRWSRTLMRTDPEGCGAVLVPRKGRPEGSARRPQGSVTAERFLRTASPPAARLAVLCSTFDRLSMRLLHLIRQELVPESTVADVAELLTSGLFSLDADELGTVELSLPETARRRLRQDLAEHDVWRIHRGLSRRMAARENRSGQLLAVAHDPDGGVGLPAELQEFGSASLRTLELLGLSAEGGAGSGRRRQEPAKSRLVAATESTPDRRPYFFLSYAHTPAWGPGGGDPDHWVHVLFTDLCDHIMALTDLPAGTPAGFMDQELRSGEGWPEKLSENLASCRVFVPLLSPRYFTSESCGREWFAFNERVLQARTAGAGSVSAFVPALWTHVEVAQLPDSVRHIHVDQAAFGARYAANGIYGLIKLKRLRDEYEEVVLGLAQRIVQVARESPLPPGQPRDYARTPVAFRPRSEGPRYIRLTVVAPTRHSIPEHRDPRSYGEDAEDWNPYHAASTRPLASLAEDLIRSLDYRVTVSSFDDDEIADETLDEAGRVPTPEILLIDRWALTDEERRRRLAAFDASARPWVSAIVPWNRSDMQCHGEEGRKLAADLERTLPSILDRGRRTDCQLAVNGVPTLKAFTDILPAVVAHVTRQYLKQLGVTPPSMPRPRLRGPAPQSYPEAGPDGEEET from the coding sequence GTGCCTGATCAGGGTCACCCGGACCAGGACGGGATCGCACGGTCGGTGGCCGCGCTGAGCGGCCTGATGCCCGGGCTCGACGGCACGGCGCTGGCCGACCTGCTCTGGCTCGCCTCGCGCATGGACGGGGACAAGGAGGACGAATCCGCCGCACGGTCGTCGCCGCAGTCGGCCGGCGCGCCACCCGCCGCCGATGCCGCGACGCGGGACGTGGCTCCGCCTCCCACCAGTACGGAACGAGCGCTGCATGAACGGCTCGGCGGAGCGAACTCGCGGGTCCGGGGCGACCCGGTGGCGACAGCGCGCGCCTCCGGCCTGCCGTCGCCGCTGGAGGTGACCCGAGCCCTGCGGCCCTGGAAGCGTCGGTGGCGGCAGGGCCGCAGGCCGGCCCTGGACATCGACGCGACGGTCGACGACTACGCCCGCAGCGGCGAACTGCTCCCCGTGTTCACGCCCGCCCCCGAGCGATGGTTCGACCTCGTCCTGGTGGTCGACCGCTCTCTCGCGATGCAGGTGTGGCGGGAGAGCGTCGCCGACTTCACGGCCGTCCTGGACCGGCTGGGCGCGTTCCGGACACTCCAGGTGCGCAGTCTCGGGTTCGCGGCGGACGGCCGCCCCGAACTCCGCGACGGCCAGGGCAGGTTGATGAGCCCAGGTCAGCTGAAGTCCCCCGACGCCCGCCGGTTGCTGGTGACCGTGTCCGACTGCGCCTCACCGGGCTGGCACGAGGCTGCGGTGTGGCGGCAGTTGTACCAGTGGGCTGCGTCGACGCCCGTCGCCCTGCTCAATCCGCTGCCGACCAAGCTGTGGCGCAGAACAGGGCTGGATCTGCCGACCGTCCGGGTCTCGAACGGGGTCCCCGGCTCGGTCAATTCCCGGCTGGACTTCGACCGGCCACCGCTGCTGCCCCGGGAGGGGGACGACGAGAAGGAGGGCGACTGGCTGCCCATTCCCGTGTTGTCTATGTCGCCCCATGCGCTGGACCGCTGGTCACGAACGCTCATGCGTACGGACCCCGAAGGCTGCGGCGCGGTGCTGGTGCCCCGCAAGGGACGGCCCGAGGGGAGTGCGCGCAGGCCCCAGGGTTCCGTGACCGCGGAGAGGTTCCTGCGCACGGCGTCGCCCCCGGCGGCACGGCTGGCGGTCCTGTGCTCCACCTTCGACCGTCTGAGCATGCGTCTGCTACACCTCATCCGTCAGGAACTCGTGCCCGAATCGACGGTGGCCGATGTCGCCGAACTGCTCACCAGTGGACTCTTCTCACTCGATGCGGACGAGCTGGGCACGGTCGAACTGAGCCTTCCGGAAACCGCGCGGCGCCGGTTGAGGCAGGATCTCGCGGAGCACGACGTCTGGCGGATCCACCGGGGGCTGAGCCGCCGGATGGCGGCTCGGGAGAACCGGAGCGGACAACTGCTCGCGGTGGCACACGACCCGGACGGCGGGGTCGGCCTTCCTGCGGAACTCCAGGAGTTCGGCAGCGCGTCCCTGCGGACGCTGGAGCTGCTGGGGTTGTCGGCGGAGGGCGGTGCGGGGTCCGGTCGACGGCGCCAGGAACCCGCGAAGTCCCGGTTGGTGGCCGCGACCGAGTCGACGCCGGACCGTCGGCCGTATTTCTTCCTGAGCTACGCCCACACGCCGGCCTGGGGGCCCGGCGGCGGCGATCCGGATCACTGGGTGCACGTCCTCTTCACGGATCTGTGCGACCACATCATGGCGCTCACGGACCTTCCGGCGGGCACGCCCGCGGGTTTCATGGACCAGGAGCTGCGCTCGGGGGAGGGGTGGCCGGAAAAGCTCAGTGAGAATCTGGCGAGCTGCCGGGTGTTCGTTCCGTTGTTGTCGCCGCGCTACTTCACGAGTGAGAGTTGCGGCCGGGAATGGTTCGCCTTCAACGAACGTGTTCTACAGGCGAGGACCGCAGGTGCCGGTTCGGTGTCGGCCTTCGTGCCCGCTCTGTGGACGCATGTAGAAGTCGCTCAACTCCCCGACTCCGTACGGCATATACATGTGGATCAGGCCGCGTTCGGTGCACGTTACGCGGCCAACGGCATCTATGGTCTGATCAAGCTCAAACGGCTTCGCGACGAGTACGAGGAGGTGGTACTCGGACTGGCCCAGCGGATCGTGCAGGTGGCCCGGGAGTCGCCGCTGCCGCCCGGCCAGCCCCGCGACTACGCTCGTACGCCGGTTGCCTTCCGGCCGCGCAGCGAGGGCCCACGGTACATCCGTCTGACCGTGGTGGCGCCCACCCGGCACAGCATCCCCGAGCACCGCGACCCCCGGTCGTATGGCGAGGACGCAGAGGACTGGAATCCTTACCACGCGGCGTCGACGCGTCCGTTGGCCTCGCTCGCGGAGGACCTGATCCGGTCGCTCGACTACCGGGTCACCGTCTCCTCGTTCGATGACGACGAGATCGCTGACGAGACCCTCGACGAGGCGGGCAGGGTGCCGACGCCCGAGATCCTCCTCATCGACCGGTGGGCGCTCACCGACGAGGAGCGGCGGCGCAGGCTCGCGGCGTTCGACGCGAGCGCCCGGCCCTGGGTCAGCGCGATCGTCCCCTGGAACCGGTCCGACATGCAGTGCCACGGCGAGGAGGGCCGCAAGCTGGCGGCGGACCTGGAGCGGACGCTGCCGTCGATCCTGGACCGGGGCCGGCGCACCGACTGCCAGCTCGCCGTCAACGGCGTACCCACCCTGAAGGCGTTCACGGACATCCTCCCGGCCGTCGTCGCGCACGTGACCCGGCAGTACCTCAAGCAATTGGGGGTGACCCCACCCTCAATGCCCCGCCCTCGTCTGCGGGGCCCCGCCCCCCAGTCGTACCCCGAGGCCGGACCCGACGGTGAAGAGGAAACCTGA
- a CDS encoding sulfatase yields the protein MSHFTRSRQLPEQPETEPHSDADTAAATTADADTDTAAEADTPTDADIDTPGSAKADAEADTLAETDADEEADPGAEADADADEGGDTSDIAGAGGGRRGWWGWRVKYPRAARVVTVGTSVLAGALVLFALLVPNQLDRLSFDAFLRIPAEGVLLAALLLALPPKPRRITAVVVGVLLGLLTILKFVDMGFYSVLARPFDLVLDWILLDDAAEWVKESFGRTGEVIAVIAVIALVIALLVLITLAVVRLTDLMVRHRPVATRTTLVLGTAWITCVTVGVQFTDVPVASQINAELVQNRVHQVQAGLRDGKVFAKEAAVDAFADTPPDQLLTGLRGKDVLFTFIESYGRTAIDDPAMSEQIDSVLSEGTSSLKAAGFSSRSAWLRSPVTGAGSWLAHSTFLSGLWIKNQQRYRSLTTSDRSTLTSYFQKTGAWRTVGIVPGVRRAWPEGKFFGLDHIYDSEHLGYNGPYFSWTPVPDQFSLEAFERLEHGKKDHKPMMAEIILASSHNPWAPIAHMIDWNDLGDGSVFDQIKKEGKDPKQVWKNPESVRTEYRRAIEYSLHSLTEYVEKYGDENTVLVFLGDHQPVPTVTAGSTSRDVPITIVAHDQKVLDRISDWGWTDGLKPAKDAPEWRMDTFRDRFMTAYGPHPDSSATASTP from the coding sequence GTGTCGCACTTCACGCGCTCTCGTCAACTACCGGAACAACCGGAGACGGAGCCGCATTCGGACGCCGACACGGCTGCCGCAACGACCGCGGACGCGGATACCGACACAGCTGCGGAAGCTGATACGCCAACGGATGCGGATATCGACACGCCTGGAAGTGCGAAGGCGGACGCGGAAGCCGACACGCTTGCGGAGACCGACGCGGATGAAGAGGCCGATCCGGGCGCGGAGGCCGATGCGGATGCGGATGAGGGCGGCGACACCTCTGACATAGCCGGCGCCGGTGGTGGGCGGCGAGGCTGGTGGGGCTGGCGGGTCAAGTACCCGCGTGCCGCACGGGTCGTGACCGTCGGGACCTCGGTCCTCGCCGGTGCCCTGGTGCTCTTCGCCCTCCTCGTGCCGAACCAGCTCGACCGCCTCTCCTTCGACGCCTTCCTCCGCATCCCGGCGGAGGGAGTCCTCCTCGCCGCCCTGCTGTTGGCGCTGCCGCCGAAGCCGCGGCGGATCACGGCGGTCGTCGTCGGTGTGCTGCTCGGCCTGCTGACCATCCTGAAGTTCGTCGACATGGGCTTCTACTCGGTGCTGGCCCGGCCGTTCGACCTGGTGCTGGACTGGATCCTGCTGGACGACGCCGCGGAGTGGGTGAAGGAGTCGTTCGGCCGGACCGGCGAGGTGATCGCCGTGATCGCGGTCATCGCGCTCGTCATCGCCCTGCTCGTCCTCATCACCCTCGCGGTCGTGCGGCTGACCGACCTCATGGTCCGCCACCGGCCCGTCGCCACCCGGACCACGCTGGTCCTCGGCACCGCCTGGATCACCTGTGTGACGGTCGGCGTGCAGTTCACCGACGTACCGGTGGCCTCGCAGATCAACGCCGAGCTCGTCCAGAACCGGGTGCACCAGGTGCAGGCGGGCCTGCGCGACGGGAAGGTGTTCGCCAAGGAGGCCGCCGTCGACGCCTTCGCCGACACCCCGCCCGACCAGTTGCTGACCGGACTGCGCGGCAAGGACGTCCTGTTCACCTTCATCGAGAGTTACGGCCGTACGGCGATCGACGACCCGGCGATGTCCGAGCAGATCGACTCGGTTCTCTCGGAGGGGACCAGTTCGCTGAAGGCGGCCGGGTTCTCCTCGCGCAGCGCCTGGCTGCGCTCCCCTGTCACGGGCGCCGGGAGCTGGCTGGCCCACTCCACCTTCCTGTCCGGCCTGTGGATCAAGAACCAGCAGCGCTACCGGAGTCTCACCACCAGCGACCGCTCCACGCTCACCAGCTACTTCCAGAAGACCGGTGCCTGGCGCACGGTCGGCATCGTGCCGGGTGTCCGCCGGGCCTGGCCGGAGGGCAAGTTCTTCGGCCTCGACCACATCTACGACTCCGAGCACCTCGGCTACAACGGCCCGTACTTCAGCTGGACGCCGGTGCCCGACCAGTTCAGCCTGGAGGCCTTCGAACGCCTGGAACACGGCAAGAAGGACCACAAGCCGATGATGGCCGAGATCATCCTGGCCTCCAGCCACAACCCCTGGGCGCCCATCGCCCACATGATCGACTGGAACGACCTCGGCGACGGCTCGGTCTTCGACCAGATCAAGAAGGAGGGCAAGGACCCCAAGCAGGTCTGGAAGAACCCGGAGAGCGTGCGCACCGAGTACCGGCGCGCCATCGAGTACTCGCTGCACAGCCTCACCGAGTACGTCGAGAAGTACGGCGACGAGAACACGGTGCTCGTCTTCCTGGGCGACCACCAGCCCGTTCCGACCGTCACCGCCGGCAGCACGAGCCGGGACGTGCCCATCACGATCGTCGCGCACGACCAGAAGGTGCTGGACAGGATTTCCGACTGGGGCTGGACGGACGGTCTCAAGCCCGCCAAGGACGCGCCGGAGTGGCGCATGGACACCTTCCGCGACCGCTTCATGACGGCATACGGTCCGCATCCCGACTCGTCGGCGACGGCCTCGACGCCCTGA